One Betta splendens chromosome 8, fBetSpl5.4, whole genome shotgun sequence DNA segment encodes these proteins:
- the LOC114860318 gene encoding galectin-2-like isoform X1: MSMELEVKNAELRAGDQLKVKGVILHDAERFQIDLGCDVDDLALHFNPRFHDDDDGAVLVCNSKIAGCWGDEKRETENPLQKGSEVKLALKMNEDVFEVELPGGQEVQFPNRVGLGVISYIRIKGDFKLTSFKISSGVCSCSS, translated from the exons ATGAGCATG GAACTTGAAGTGAAGAACGCTGAACTGAGAGCTGGAGATCAGCTGAAAGTGAAGGGAGTCATTCTGCATGATGCAGAGAG aTTTCAGATCGACCTGGGCTGTGATGTAGATGACCTGGCGTTGCACTTTAACCCCCGTTTCCATGACGACGACGATGGAGCTGTTCTCGTGTGCAACTCAAAGATTGCAGGCTGCTGGGGTGATGAGAAACGGGAAACAGAAAACCCTCTTCAGAAAGGCTCAGAGGTGAAG CTTGCACTGAAGATGAATGAAGACGTGTTTGAAGTGGAGCTGCCTGGTGGACAGGAAGTCCAGTTTCCGAACCGTGTTGGTCTAGGAGTCATCAGCTACATCAGAATCAAGGGAGACTTCAAACTGACGTCTTTCAAGATCT cctCAGGTGTTTGTTCCTGTTCCAGCTGA
- the LOC114860318 gene encoding galectin-2-like isoform X2, giving the protein MSMELEVKNAELRAGDQLKVKGVILHDAERFQIDLGCDVDDLALHFNPRFHDDDDGAVLVCNSKIAGCWGDEKRETENPLQKGSEVKLALKMNEDVFEVELPGGQEVQFPNRVGLGVISYIRIKGDFKLTSFKIC; this is encoded by the exons ATGAGCATG GAACTTGAAGTGAAGAACGCTGAACTGAGAGCTGGAGATCAGCTGAAAGTGAAGGGAGTCATTCTGCATGATGCAGAGAG aTTTCAGATCGACCTGGGCTGTGATGTAGATGACCTGGCGTTGCACTTTAACCCCCGTTTCCATGACGACGACGATGGAGCTGTTCTCGTGTGCAACTCAAAGATTGCAGGCTGCTGGGGTGATGAGAAACGGGAAACAGAAAACCCTCTTCAGAAAGGCTCAGAGGTGAAG CTTGCACTGAAGATGAATGAAGACGTGTTTGAAGTGGAGCTGCCTGGTGGACAGGAAGTCCAGTTTCCGAACCGTGTTGGTCTAGGAGTCATCAGCTACATCAGAATCAAGGGAGACTTCAAACTGACGTCTTTCAAGATCTGTTAA
- the pick1 gene encoding LOW QUALITY PROTEIN: PRKCA-binding protein (The sequence of the model RefSeq protein was modified relative to this genomic sequence to represent the inferred CDS: inserted 2 bases in 1 codon; deleted 5 bases in 4 codons; substituted 1 base at 1 genomic stop codon) gives MFTDMDYELEEDKLGIPTVPGTVCLKKDAQNLIGISIGGGAQYCPCLYIVQVFDNTPAALDGTLAAGDEITGVNGKPVKGKTKVEVAKMIQAVQGEATIHYNKLQADPKQGKSLDIGWVAEKVKHRLVENMSSGTADALGLSRAILCNDGLVKRLEELEKKLQKLYKGRDSSCKXHHQRLLRAFYELSQTHRAFGDVSPSSGXSEPQAAASEAFVKFADAHRSIEKYGIQLLKTIKPMLHDLNTYLHKAIPDTKLTIRKYLDVKFEYLSYCLKVKEMDDEEYSSIAMGEPLYRVSTGNYEYRLVLRCRQEARARFAKMRKDVLEKIELLDQKHVQDIVFQLQRFVSGMSRYYDECYAVLKEGGRLPHRGDLSRTMINYSSQSSYTEEEEEEEGGSSAGGQTENGAEKLIDDE, from the exons ATGTTCACAGACATGGActatgagctggaggaggacaaacT AGGGATCCCAACAGTACCTGGTACTGTGTGTCTGAAGAAAGATGCTCAGAACCTCATTGGCATCAGCATTGGTGGTGGAGCTCAGTACTGTCCTTGTCTTTACATCGTCCAG GTCTTTGATAACACCCCAGCAGCTCTGGATGGGACTCTGGCAGCAGGAGAT GAAATAACAGGCGTTAATGGA AAACCAGTGAAGGGAAAGACTAAAGTGGAGGTGGCCAAGATGATTCAGGCTGTTCAG GGGGAAGCAACGATTCACTACAACAAACTGCAGGCTGACCCCAAACAGGGGAAGTCTCTGGATATAGGTTGggt tgcTGAAAAAGTCAAACATCGGCTGGTGGAGAACATGAGCTCAGGCACCGCAGACGCCCTGGGCCTGAGCAGAGCCATTCTATGTAACG ACGGACTCGTTAAAAGActggaagaactggagaagaaACTGCAGAAACTGTACAAAGGTAGAGATTCATCCTgtaaatgacatcatca AAGGCTGCTCCGAGCTTTCTATGAGCTCTCCCAGACCCACAGAG CGTTCGGAGACGTTTCTCCGTCATCGGG TTCGGagcctcaggctgcagccagcgAGGCCTTCGTGAAGTTCGCTGATGCTCATCGG AGCATTGAGAAATACGGGATTCAGCTGCTGAAGACCATCAAGCCT ATGCTCCACGACCTGAACACATACCTTCACAAGGCTATACCAGACACAAAACTCACCATCCGCAAGTACCTggatgtgaagtttgagtaTCTG TCTTACTGCCTGAAGGTGAAGGAAATGGACGATGAAGAGTACAGCAGTATT GCCATGGGCGAGCCTCTGTACCGGGTCAGCACT GGGAACTACGAGTACCGGCTGGTTCTGCGATGCCGGCAGGAAGCCCGCGCTCGCTTCGCCAAAATGAGGAAGGATGTTCTGGAGAAGATCGAGCTGCTGGATCAGAAGCACG TCCAGGACATCGTGTTCCAGCTGCAGCGCTTCGTCTCCGGCATGTCCCGCTACTACGACGAGTGCTACGCTGTCCTGAAGGAGGGCGGACGTCTTCCCCATCGAGGTGACCTGTCCCGCACCATGATCAACTACAGCAGCCAGTCGTCCtacactgaggaggaggaggaggaggagggaggaagcagcgcAGGCGGACAAACAGAGAACGGCGCCGAGAAGCTGATTGATGATGAATGA
- the plbd1a gene encoding phospholipase B-like 1, which produces MFSALLLLLLKQLTAATVYWDARLKAVRLKEGVLETEGDAYGFLNNTLLSTGWSVLEIRAGYGQTPETDELTFFLAGYLEGFLTAPQIMDHYTNMYPQLIHNTKVLGPVQSFMAKQDAWVRQQVKLNGSSDPLWKHAGFIVAQVDGLQAGVADWAKRRGKKPLSLFDVQFLNAVGDLLDLIPAIVPSADPQPRNYKRPGMGHCSALIKMLPGFEDLLFAHSSWYTYAATMRIYKHWDFRVAEPHTATGKLSFSSYPGFLVSLDDFYLLGSGLMMTQTTNNVFNTSLFHSITPSSLLAWQRVRLAHSLARSGPEWARTFSRYNSGTYNNQYMVLDRSRVKLRQSLDDGALTVVEQIPGLVEFSDQTPALRRGYWPSYNVPFHQKIYALSGYEEMRQEYGDDFSYDLCPRAKIFRRDQAGVTDLASLKHIMRFNEYKKDPYSQGDPCKSICCRDDLRSQRAAPEGCYDTKVTDFQMAGAFVAEAVNGPTTQDGLWPFFWDKFGSVSHQGLPRFYNFTFVRMQPLLFKP; this is translated from the exons ATGTTttcggcgctgctgctgctgcttctaaaaC agcTGACTGCAGCCACCGTGTACTGGGACGCTCGGCTCAAGGCGGTCCGGCTGAAGGAAGGGGTTCTGGAGACGGAGGGCGACGCCTACGGGTTCCTGAACAACACGCTGCTCAGCACCGGCTGGAGCGTCCTGGAGATCCGGGCGGGATACGGACAAACCCCCGAGACCGACGAGCTCACCTTCTTCCTGGCCGGATACCTGGAAGGCTTCCTCACTGCCCC GCAGATCATGGACCACTACACCAACATGTATCCTCAGCTCATCCATAACACCAAGGTGCTGGGCCCGGTCCAGAGTTTCATGGC GAAGCAGGACGCGTGGGTcaggcagcaggtgaagctgAACGGCAGCTCGGACCCTCTGTGGAAACACGCCGGCTTCATCGTGGCCCAGGTGGACGGGCTCCAGGCGGGCGTCGCAGACTGGGCCAAAAGACGAGGGAAGAAG ccgcTCTCCCTGTTTGACGTCCAGTTCCTGAATGCTGTGGGAGACCTGTTGGATCTGATCCCAGCCATCGTTCCATCTGCCGATCCCCAGCCCCGGAACTACAAACGCCCAGGGATGGGTCACTGCTCCGCCCTCatcaag atgCTGCCAGGCTTCGAGGACCTCCTGTTCGCCCACTCCAGCTGGTACACGTACGCCGCCACCATGCGCATCTACAAACACTGGGACTTCCGTGTGGCTGAGCCCCACACGGCGACGGGGAAGCTGTCCTTCAGCAGCTACCCTG GGTTCCTGGTGTCTCTGGACGACTTCTACCTGCTGGGCAGCGGTCTGATGATGACCCAGACCACCAACAACGTCTTCAACACGTCCCTGTTCCACTCCATCACCCCCAGCAGCCTGCTGGCCTGGCAGAGGGTCCGGCTGGCCCACAGTCTGGCTCGCAGCGGACCAGAGTGGGCCAGAACCTTCTCTAGGTACAACTCAG GCACCTACAACAACCAGTACATGGTTCTGGACCGGAGCCGAGTGAAGCTGAGGCAGAGCCTGGACGACGGCGCGCTTACGGTGGTGGAGCAGATCCCGGGCCTGGTGGAGTTCTCGGACCAGACGCCGGCTCTGCGCAGAG GGTACTGGCCGTCCTACAACGTCCCCTTCCACCAGAAGATCTACGCGCTGAGCGGCTACGAGGAGATGAGGCAGGAGTACGGAGACGACTTCTCCTACGACCTCTGCCCCAGAGCCAAGATCTTCCGCCGGGACCAGGCCGGGGTCACGGACCTGGCCTCTCTGAAGCACATCATGAGGTTCAACG AGTACAAGAAGGACCCGTACTCGCAGGGCGACCCCTGCAAGTCCATCTGTTGCCGTGACGACCTGCGGTCCCAGAGGGCGGCGCCAGAGGGCTGCTACGACACCAAG GTGACGGACTTCCAGATGGCCGGCGCCTTCGTAGCGGAGGCGGTGAACGGGCCGACCACGCAGGACGGGCTCTGGCCCTTCTTCTGGGACAAGTTCGGCAGCGTCAGCCACCAGGGCCTGCCGCGCTTCTACAACTTCACCTTCGTCAGGATGCAGCCTCTGCTCTTCAAGCCATGA